One genomic segment of Thermovibrio guaymasensis includes these proteins:
- a CDS encoding flavodoxin family protein: MKVLGINGSHRKGSTLILLEEAFKELEGFDTEIISLCDYTLEYCKVCNACKRNGGVCIVKDGYQEIEEKMKEADAIIVGSPVYFGSITGMLKTLFDRSRTLRVNWELKDKVCAAIAVGATKHGGQEHTLQAIHAWALIHGMILVADSDPTAHFGGAATAKQVEDSFEIDEWGLKTARSVGKRVREVLTMLRK, encoded by the coding sequence GTGAAAGTACTTGGGATAAATGGCTCCCACAGGAAAGGCTCAACGCTAATCCTACTTGAAGAAGCCTTTAAAGAGCTTGAAGGCTTTGATACAGAAATTATTTCCCTCTGCGACTATACGCTTGAGTACTGTAAAGTCTGTAACGCCTGTAAGAGAAACGGAGGGGTCTGTATCGTAAAGGACGGTTACCAGGAAATAGAAGAAAAGATGAAAGAGGCAGACGCAATAATAGTAGGTTCTCCAGTCTACTTTGGCTCAATAACCGGAATGCTTAAAACTCTCTTTGACCGTTCAAGGACCTTAAGGGTTAACTGGGAGTTGAAAGATAAAGTATGTGCCGCAATTGCTGTAGGAGCAACCAAACACGGAGGACAGGAACACACACTTCAGGCGATACACGCTTGGGCTTTAATACACGGAATGATTTTAGTTGCAGACTCAGACCCAACCGCCCACTTTGGAGGAGCGGCTACGGCAAAGCAGGTTGAGGACTCCTTTGAAATTGACGAGTGGGGCTTGAAAACTGCAAGGAGCGTAGGAAAAAGAGTTAGAGAAGTTTTAACTATGCTGAGGAAGTAG
- the der gene encoding ribosome biogenesis GTPase Der yields the protein MRRLPVVAIVGRPNVGKSSLFNRLLGKKVAIIDDTPGVTRDRIVQEAEIDGHRVILVDTGGVVEKDAHQFAKETTEQAKRAMEEADVIVFVVDGKEGVNPLDLEVAKILRKWKKPVILAVNKIDEPFMEDRVYEFYQLGFDEVIPISTIHKIGIQTLKEKILEKLPPELRENAKREQEKVEKREKAERLISGEEEEELTSLQETLERGEEYEIEEEEKEPIKVAIVGRPNMGKSTLLNALVGQERAIVSDVPGTTRDAIDTYVKIGDDEFIFIDTAGIRRRGKIKDIEYYSYLRALDAIDRADVVILLIDAEEGPTDRDAKIAGIALEKFKPIVIAVNKIDKLKDQKDWERIHRELDLTFDFIPFAPRVFISAKERKGLDELIKQIKDLYSQYTKKVTTGKFNRVLRELMEIHQPPVYKNKVVKIYYGTQVKTKPPTFLLFSNYPEGIPKSFRRFLENRLREAFGFNKIPIRIVFKKRS from the coding sequence ATGAGAAGACTACCTGTAGTAGCAATAGTAGGAAGGCCAAACGTCGGTAAGTCCTCCCTCTTTAATAGGCTCCTTGGAAAGAAAGTAGCAATAATTGACGACACCCCGGGAGTAACGAGGGATAGGATAGTCCAAGAAGCCGAAATAGACGGCCACAGAGTAATTCTGGTTGATACTGGAGGAGTAGTTGAGAAAGACGCCCACCAGTTCGCAAAGGAGACAACAGAGCAGGCAAAGAGGGCAATGGAAGAGGCCGATGTAATAGTTTTTGTAGTTGACGGAAAAGAAGGGGTGAACCCCCTTGACCTAGAGGTTGCAAAAATCTTGAGGAAGTGGAAAAAGCCAGTAATCTTAGCCGTCAATAAGATTGATGAACCCTTTATGGAGGACAGAGTATACGAGTTCTACCAGCTTGGATTTGACGAAGTAATTCCAATATCAACGATTCACAAGATAGGGATTCAAACTCTGAAGGAGAAAATCCTTGAAAAGCTCCCTCCAGAGCTTAGAGAAAACGCAAAGAGGGAACAGGAAAAAGTAGAGAAGAGAGAAAAGGCCGAGAGGTTAATTTCGGGAGAGGAAGAAGAGGAACTTACCTCCCTCCAGGAGACTCTAGAGAGGGGAGAGGAGTACGAAATAGAAGAAGAGGAGAAAGAGCCGATAAAAGTAGCAATAGTCGGTAGGCCTAACATGGGTAAGTCTACGCTCCTTAACGCTTTAGTAGGCCAAGAGAGGGCGATAGTTAGCGACGTTCCTGGAACTACAAGGGATGCAATAGACACATACGTAAAAATCGGAGATGACGAGTTTATCTTCATAGATACTGCTGGAATAAGGAGAAGGGGGAAAATTAAAGACATAGAGTACTACTCATACTTAAGGGCCCTTGACGCAATAGATAGGGCCGATGTAGTTATTCTCCTGATTGATGCAGAAGAGGGGCCAACCGATAGGGACGCAAAGATTGCCGGAATTGCCCTTGAGAAGTTCAAACCTATAGTAATTGCCGTGAATAAGATAGACAAGCTAAAGGATCAGAAAGACTGGGAGAGAATTCATAGGGAACTTGACTTAACCTTTGACTTTATCCCCTTTGCTCCGAGAGTTTTCATCTCGGCTAAGGAGAGAAAGGGCCTTGATGAGCTCATTAAACAGATAAAAGACCTCTACTCCCAATACACAAAGAAGGTAACAACAGGAAAGTTCAACAGAGTACTAAGAGAACTTATGGAAATTCACCAACCTCCAGTCTACAAGAATAAGGTAGTTAAGATCTACTACGGAACTCAGGTTAAAACAAAACCTCCTACCTTCCTCCTCTTCTCCAACTACCCTGAGGGGATCCCAAAGTCCTTTAGGAGGTTCTTAGAAAATAGACTGAGGGAGGCCTTTGGATTTAACAAGATTCCCATTAGAATTGTCTTTAAGAAAAGGAGTTAG